The following proteins are co-located in the Salvelinus namaycush isolate Seneca chromosome 33, SaNama_1.0, whole genome shotgun sequence genome:
- the LOC120027828 gene encoding alanine aminotransferase 2-like has product MNISWAISGTECELQKPNMTENGLGNRVLNMDTMNPNVKRVEYAVRGPIVQRAVQIEKDLKEGVEKPFTEVIKANIGDAHAMGQKPITFLRQVVALCAYPDLLEDDKFPEDAKNRARRILQACGGGSIGAYSASPGIEIVRQDVAKYIEKRDGGIPSNPDSIYLSTGASDAIVTMLKLLTSGEGKNRTGVMISIPQYPLYSAALAELAAVQISYYLDEDKCWSLDVGELRRAVKAAREHCKPRALCIINPGNPTGQVQSRQCIEDVIRFAAEEHLFLMADEVYQDNVYAEGCQFHSFKKVLFEMGPEYSSVVELASFHSTSKCFMGECGFRGGYMEVVNMDPEVKLQLTKLVSVRLCPPILGQALLDLVVNPPQPDEPSYSTFIKERTANLDILAGKAKMTEQILNTVPGIHCNPVQGAMYTFPRLSLPEKAINAAKEKGQAPDMFYCMKLLEETGICLVPGSGFGQRDGTYHFRMTILPATEKLKVVLEKIREFHKRFTEEFS; this is encoded by the exons ATG AATATTTCGTGGGCTATCAGCGGAACAGAGTGTGAGCTCCAGAAACCGAACATGACTGAAAATGGACTTGGGAACCGGGTGCTTAACATGGACACCATGAACCCGAATGTAAAGCGGGTTGAGTATGCTGTCCGTGGTCCAATCGTGCAACGCGCAGTGCAGATTGAAAAGGATCTCAAAGAG GGGGTTGAGAAGCCTTTTACAGAGGTCATCAAGGCCAACATTGGTGATGCGCATGCCATGGGCCAGAAACCAATCACATTTCTCCGACAG GTTGTAGCGCTCTGCGCCTACCCAGATCTCCTAGAAGACGACAAGTTTCCAGAGGATGCTAAAAATAGAGCACGGCGCATCCTTCAGGCCTGTGGAGGGGGAAGTATAG GTGCATACAGTGCTAGTCCAGGCATTGAGATCGTACGACAGGATGTGGCTAAATACATTGAGAAGCGGGACGGTGGCATCCCCAGTAACCCTGACAGCATCTACCTCTCCACCGGGGCCAGTGATGCCATAGTG accaTGCTAAAGTTGTTGACGTCAGGCGAGGGGAAGAACCGTACAGGGGTGATGATCTCCATCCCTCAGTACCCCCTCTACTCTGCTGCTCTGGCTGAGCTGGCGGCTGTCCAGATCAGCTACTACCTGGACGAGGACAAGTGCTGGAGCCTGGACGTCGGTGAGCTAAGGAGGGCTGTGAAGGCAGCCAGGGAGCACTGTAAACCCCGCGCCCTCTGCATTATCAACCCTGGCAACCCCACAG GTCAGGTCCAGAGCAGGCAGTGCATTGAAGATGTGATCCGATTTGCTGCTGAGGAGCACCTTTTCCTGATGGCTGATGAG GTGTACCAGGATAATGTGTACGCGGAGGGTTGCCAGTTCCACTCCTTTAAAAAGGTTCTGTTTGAGATGGGACCAGAGTACTCCAGTGTTGTGGAGCTGGCCTCCTTCCACTCCACCTCCAAATGCTTCATGGGAGA GTGTGGTTTCAGAGGAGGGTACATGGAGGTGGTTAACATGGACCCTGAGGTGAAGTTGCAGCTGACTAAGCTGGTGTCTGTGCGGCTGTGCCCCCCCATCCTTGGGCAGGCCCTACTGGACCTGGTGGTCAATCCCCCTCAGCCTGACGAGCCTTCCTATTCCACCTTCATCAAG GAGCGTACTGCCAACCTGGATATCCTGGCTGGGAAGGCCAAGATGACAGAGCAGATCCTCAACACAGTCCCAGGGATCCACTGTAACCCTGTCCAGGGAGCCATGTACACCTTCCCCCGCCTCTCACTGCCAGAGAAAGCCATCAACGCGGCAAAG GAGAAAGGCCAGGCTCCAGACATGTTCTACTGTATGAAGCTGCTGGAGGAGACTGGTATCTGCCTGGTTCCAGGTAGCGGCTTCGGGCAGAGAGATGGAACCTACCATTTCAG GATGACCATCTTACCTGCAACTGAAAAGCTGAAGGTTGTATTGGAAAAGATCAGGGAGTTTCATAAGCGGTTCACAGAGGAGTTCTCATAA